The region ATGCAGCAGCTTGGGCAAGCCGTGCACGTGCAGCACCAGCAGCGCGCCCGCCACGCGCGCAAACAGCAAGCCGGCATCGGGTAAAAAGGGGCCGGCCAGCGCCGCCATCGAGTTTTTCTTCATGATCGCTCCAGTGGGAAAGCCAGTCGGCGCGGCGCGCCGCTGCCAGCCATCATAGGCAGGCGCGAGACTCGGCGCGACTGGTCTTTTGGCAGAGGCGCCGGCGCGCGCGAAGGCCTAGACTGGCCGATGCCATCACTGGTCCAGGCCGTAACCGGCCTCCCTCCCCCATCCCCGAAGGAAATGCATCATGTCGAAGAAAATCGAAGCCGAAGAAGTCACTTCCCGCCGCAAGCTGCTCGTCAGCGTCGCCGGTGTCGCCGCCGGTGCGGGCCTGCTGGCCGCCGGTGGCGCCAGCGCCGCCGCCAAGCCTGCCGCTGCCGCCGCCAACGCGCCGGGCAAGCTCAGCATCAATAGCGTCACCGTCAAGGACGGCACCGTCATCCATTTCAAGGACTGGGGCACGGGTACGCCCGTCGTCTTCAGCCACGGCTGGCCATTGCAGGGCGACGCCTGGGAAGACCAGATGATGTTCCTGGCCAGCCACGGCTACCGCGTGATCGCGCACGACCGCCGCGGCCACGGCTTGTCCAGCCAGCCATGGCAGGGCAACGACATGGATACCTACGCCGACGACCTGGCCACCCTGCTCGACGCGCTCGACATCAAGGGCGCGACCCTGGTCGGCCATTCGACGGGCGGCGGCGAAGTTGCCCGCTATATCGGCCGCCATGGCGAAAAGCGCGTGGCCAAGGCCGTGCTGGTGGGCGCCGTGCCGCCGCAGATGGTCAAGTCGGAGACGAATCCGGGCGGCTTGCCGATGTCGGTGTTCGACGGCATCCGCGCCGGCGTGCTGGCCGACCGCTCGCAATTTTTCAAGGACCTGACGGTGCCCTTCTTCGGCGCCAACCGTCCCGGCAACAAGGTATCGCAAGGCATGCGCGACACCTTCTGGCTGCAAGGCATGCAGTGCGGCATCAAGAACGCCTACGATTGCATCAAGCAGTTTTCCGAGACGGACTTCACGGCCGACCTGAAGAAAATCTCCGTGCCGACCCTGGTGGTGCACGGCGGCGACGACCAGATCGTGCCGATCGACGCTTCCGGCAAGGCCGCGGCCAAGCTCATCAAGAACGCCAAGCTGGTCATCTATGAAGGCGCGCCGCACGGCTTGCCGGCCACCCACAAGGACCGCCTGAACGAAGACTTGCTGGCTTTTATCAAGTCCTGACCGTTCTGCGCTTCCCGCACCGCCGGCCCGCCCGGCGGTGTTTTCCTCCCCCACCGCGTAAAAAAACCGCCCGCCTCCCCCATTCGTATAACTGCCTTGCCTGACGGCACGTGCATACTTGTTGCAATGCGGCATACGCCGCGACAGCGACAGGAGCACGGCGATGGCCAGCATGCATTATTTCCCTCAGACGCAAGACGCCAGCCTGGCGCACGCGCAGCGCATGGGCAGCATGGACGAATTTGCCGCATCGGTCGCGCACGAGGTGCGCCAGCCGCTGGCGGCCATCGCGCTCAATGCCGATGCCGCCTTGCGCTGGCTCGACCACGATCCCCCACGCCTCGACGAGGCGCGCGCGGCGCTGGCCCTGGTCGCCAGCGCCGGCAGCCATGCCAGCGCCGTGTTGCGCAGCGTGCACGGCCTGGCCTGCAAGGCGCCGGGCAGCCACGATCATTTTGTCGCTGACGACGCCGTGCAAGACCTGCTGCCGTTGCTGCGCGCGCCACTGCAACGCCACGCCATCCACCTGGAAACGCAACTGGCACCTGGCCGCCCGCTGCTGCACGCCGACCCGGTGCAATTCCGGCAAGTCATCCTGAACCTGCTGATGAACGCCATCGAAGCCCTGCCGGGCACCAGCGGCCGGCCGCGCACGGTGCTGCTGTCTTCGCAACTGGATGGGGGCGTGCAGCATTTCAGCATCGCCGACAATGGCGCCGGCATCGCGCCGCAGGCGGCCGGCCGCCTGTACCAGGCCCTGTATTCCAGCAAGCCGGACGGCATGGGCATGGGCCTGGCCATCTGCCGCCGCATCGTCGACGCGCATGGCGGCCGCCTGTGGCATGCGCCCGGCGCGCCCCACGGCAGCGTCTTCCACTTCACCCTGCCAGCGTTATGAGGACAACCATGGACATGGACATGACCACGCCCCCGGCCGATCCGCCGATTACCCTCTTGATCGCCGACGACCACCCGCTGATCCTGGCCGGCCTGGCCTCGCTGATCGCATCCCTGCCAGGTTTCCTCCTGCTGGGCCAGGCCGGCACGGGCCGCGCCGCCGTGGAGCTGTACCGGGAGCTGCGGCCCGACGTGGTACTGATGGATTTGAACATGCCGGAAATGCATGGCGTCGAGGCGATCGAGCGCATCTGCGCGGACGACGCGCAAGCGAAGATCGTCATCCTTACCACCTACCAGGGCGAGGACAGCGTGCACCGGGCCTTGCGCGCCGGCGCGCGCGGCTACCTGCTGAAGGATTCCGGTTTCCTGCAACTGACGCAGTGCATCCGCCAGGTGGCCGCCGGCAGGCATTACCTGCCGCCGGAACTGGCGGCGCAGCAGGCCGGCCGCATCGAGGCGAACCGCCTGTCGAAACGCGAGCACGACATCCTGCTGCACCTGTCCGCGGGCAAGAGCAACAAGATGATCGCGCGCAGCGCCGGCATCGAGGTGGGCACCGTCAAATTTCACGTGAATAATATTTTGACCAAGCTCAACGTATCAAGCCGCACTGAAGCGGCCACTGTGGCCGCCCGGCGCGGCTTGCTGGGCGCGTTCTAGCTGCAGGGAACCGGGGTCAGACCCGCCGGGTCTTACCCCAGCATTTACGCTGCATCATCATCCAACTTTGCCGCGGCCTTGGCCAATGTCGGCTTGGCTTCCACGCCGCTGATCTTCGGCACGCATTCGCTGCGCAGCCACGACACCGTGATGGCTTCGCCCGCCATCAGGCGCTTGACGCCGGGGACGATCTGTTCGCCGATCAGCATGCCCAGCAGACCGATCAGGGCAATGGCGGGCGGCGCCGGCGAGCGCACCTGCAGGACGGCGTAGATGATGCCAACGAGCAAGCCCACGGCCAGCGAAATCACATATAACTTCATGGCGCATTCCTTTCGATAAAAAAAACGCCGCGCGCGGTCAGGCGCGCGGCGCATGGCATAGCCGCGCGGCGATTACTTGGCCGGCACCGGCGCCAGGGTGGCGTGTTCGCCGTGAATGCGCTGCGGCGCCTTGTGCACCATCGTGTAGGCGTAGTCGACGCCCATGCCGTAGGCGCCCGAGTGTTCGCGCACGATGGCCATCACGGCATCGTAAGTTGCCTTGTGCGCCCAGTCGCGCTGCCATTCCAGCAGCACTTGCTGCCAGGTGACCGGCACCACGCCGGCCTGGATCATGCGCTGCATGGCGTAGTCGTGCGCTTCCTTCGACGTGCCGCCGGAAGCGTCGGCCACCATATAGATTTCGTAGTCGCCTTCGAGCATCGCGCACAGGGCGAAGCTGTTGTTGCACACTTCCGTCCACAGGCCCGACACGACGACTTTCTTCTTGCCGTTGGCAGCCAGCGCATCGCGCACCTTCTGGTCATCCCAGGAATTCATCGAGCTGCGCTCGAGGATATCCTTGCCGGGGAAGACGTCGAGCAATTCCGGATAGGTATGGCCGGAGAAGCTTTCCGTTTCGACGGTCGTGATGATGGTGGGGATGTTGAACACCTTGGCGGCCTTGGCCAGGCCCACGGTATTGTTTTTCAGCGCTTGCCGGTCCATCGACTGCACGCCGAACGCCATTTGCGGCTGCTGGTCGATGAAAATGATCTGGCAATTGTCGGGGGTAAGGACTTCCAGTTTCGGATTGGTCATGATGTCATCCATGAAGACAGGGTTGAGTGGGTACTGCCGTGCATCGTATGCCTGGCGGCGCGCCCGCACCACTATCTAAATATAGGCTGGCATGTTGATTGCCTATGGGAAATACCTCCTGCACGAGGGCAGGCGCTGCGGTAAAATACCTTTTGCTCACCATGCTCCGACGACTCTTGATCACTAACTCCTCTTTGCCAGACAACACCATGCGCAGCGATACGGCACCGATACGCGTCCTCATCGCCGACGACCACCAGTTGCTGCTCGACGGCATCGCCACCTTGCTGCAGTCATTTCCGGGCGTGCAACTGGCGGGCCAGGCCACCGATGGCCAGCAGGCGGTGCAGCAGTTCGACGCGCTGCTGCCCGATGTCACGCTGATGGATTTGCAGATGCCGGTCATGAGCGGCCTTGACGCGATCGGCGCCATCCGCGCGCGCCATCCGCAGGCGCGCATCATCGTGCTGACCACCTACAAGGGCGACACGCAGGTGCTGCGCGCCATCCGCGCGGGCGCGTGCGGCTATGTGCTGAAAAGCGCGCTGCGCCACGAATTGCTGGCGGCGATACAGAACGTGCACGCGGGGCGGCGCCACATCACGCCCGAGATCGAAGCGGAACTGGCCCTGTATGCGTGCAGCGACGTGCTGTCGAACCGCGAGCTGGACGTGCTCAAGCAGGTCGCGCAGGGCAATTCCAACCGCGAAACGGGCGCCCTGCTGCAGATCAAGGAAGAAACCGTCAAGGCGCACATGAGCACCATCCTGGCCAAGCTGGGCGCGAGGGACCGCACCCACGCCGTCACCATCGCGCTACGGCGCGGCATCCTCGACGCCTGAGCGGCGCCAGCGCTGCCACCAGCGGCGCAGCGGGCCGTGCGCCAGCGGCCAGGCGCGGCGCGCCGGCACCCGCAGGTGCCACTGCGTGCCACCGCCATCGTGCCCGCCCACGGACAGGCGCGCACCGAGTTTCGCGGCGCGCTCGCGCATGCCGGGCATGCCCCAGTGTCCGGGAATCTGTCCATTGGCCGCGACCACCGGCGGCAAGCCCTGGCCATCGTCGCGCACGAGCAGTTCGATGCCGCCGCACGCATAGCGCACCGTCACCTCGACCACCTGCGCGCGCGCATGCCGGAAGGCATTGCGCAGCGCTTCGCTGGCGATGCGGTAGATCTCGTGCGCGGCGCGCGCATGCAGCAGGCGCGCCTCGCCTTCCTGCGCATAGCGGAACACGATGCCGTGCTGCGCCGCCAGCCGTTCGCCTTCGCGCTGCAGGATGACGCTCCAGCGCGCGCCGGCATCGTCGCCGGCGCGCAGGTCGTGCACGTGGTCGCGCCCCTCGCCCAGCATGCGATCCGCGTCGTCGAGCGCGCGCAGCATGGCGGCGCGCGCGGGATCATCCTCGGCGATGGCCATGCTGGCATTGTGAAAGTGCAGGATCATCGCCTGCGTGCCCTGCAGCAGGGTATCGTGCAGCTCGCGCGCGATGCGTTCGCGCTCGGCCTGCTGCGCCTCCATCCGCGCCTGCAGGCGCGCGGCGTGCTCGCGCATCCGCCAGCGGCAGACGCCATACGCGGCCGCCAGCAGCGCCGCCGCGCACAGGCTGCGGAACCACCAGGTCTGGTAAAAGGCGGGCAACACGCGGAACGGCAGTTGCGCCACCGCGCTGGCCACGCCGTCGCCATTGATGGCCATCACCTGGAAGCGGTAGGCGCCAGGTCCCAGGCCCGTATATTGCGCCTGGCGCTGCCCGTCCGCGTTCTGCCAGACATTGTCATAGCCTTCCAGCCGGTAGCGGAAACGCAGGCGGGCCGGCGCGCCCAGACTGCTGGCGTTGTAGGCGAACTGCACGCCGCGTGTGCCGGCCGGCAAGCGCTCATAATCGGCGACGGCGACGCGCTGGCCATCGACCATCAATGCCCCGATCTCGGCCTGCGGCGCCGGCAGCGGCGGCGTCGGCTGGCGCGGGTCGATCCAGAAGGTCGCGCTCTCGCGTGAAAACCAGATTTTTCCATCGTCCGCTTCGGCTATCGAGCCGTTGTGCAGCAAGCTCATTTTGCCGTTCAAGCCATCGGCGCCATCGTACCAGCGCGCCTGCATGGCGTAGGACGGATCGCGCAGGGCCTGCGCCACTTCGGCCGCGGCCACGCGCACGGCGCCATTGCCCGTATTGAGCCACAGGCTGCCGTCGCGCGCGCGCAGCATGCCGACCGCGCCGTCGAAAACGCCGGGCGCCGCGGCGCGCAGCGGCACGAAGCGCCCGCCGCGCCACAGGGCCAGGCCCTGCTGGCCGCCCGCCAGCAGCTGGCCGCCCGTTTCCAGCAGCGCCGGCACCTTGCCCAGATCCAGCCCCTGTGCGGGACCGTAGCTGGCCAGGCGCCCGCCGTCCAGCACCGCCACGCTGCCGTCCGGATAGGACAGCCACAGGCGCCCGGCCGCATCGGCCAGCAGCGCCAGCGGCACCTTGCGCCCGCCCTCGGGCAAGGCCGGTTCTCGCCGCCATGCGCCGTCCGCGTACTGAAATACGCCGGCGCCGCTGAAAATCGCCCACAGGCTGCCGTCGGGCGCGTTCACGGCCATGCGCACCCGTTTCAACGCGGCCGCTTCCGGCGGATAGGCAATCGTCTCGAGCACGCGGCCATCGTCGCCATCGAGCCGCAGCAAGCCGGCGCGGGTGCCGACGCGGATGCCGCCCGGCGCCGCCATGATGGCGGTGACGGGACCCAACGCAGGCGCGCGCAGCACCTTGCCGTCGGGCGCCGCCAGCATCAGCGGCGTATCGCCCTCCTTCGACAGCCACATGCGCCCGCCGGTGCCGGGCGACAGCTGCTGCGCGCGGAAGGCTTCGGGCGCCTCGGGCCCCGCGCGCGCGCTGAGGATCACGGGCGCGGCCTGGCGAAAACGGTCCAGGCCCGCATACGTGGCGACCCAGACATTGCCTTCGTTGTCGTCGCACAGGGAAGCGATCAGCACATTGCTCAAGCCATCCTTGGGCAGGAACGATTCCGTGTCGCCGCTGATGCCCAGCTGCTGCGGCCCCAGCGCGCCGGCGCTGCGCGTACGGTGCAGGCCGAACTGGCTGTCGAACCACAGGGTGCCCTGGCGGTCGACCAGCATGCTGCCGCTGGTGCCGCTCGTATCGCGGTAGATCCAGCGGTGGTCGAGCTGGTCGTAGCGCTCGAGCGAGTCGATGATGCGAATGCCGCGCAGCTCCAGCAGATACAGGCGGCCATCCGGTCCCTGCTGCGGCGGAGCGCGCAAGTCGAGGCGGCCCACGGGCGGCGCGAAGCGCGCCTGGCCCTGCTGCCAGATAAATAAACCCTGTTCGCTGAACACACCCAGCCTGCCGTCGCGGTCCGCGAACACGGCCGAGGCCTTTTGCGCCGTGTAGCCTTGCGCCGGCCCCATCGCCTGCCAGCGCCGGCCGTCGAAGCGCGATACCCCGGCCACGCCGGCGGCCCACACGGCGCCTGTGGCGTCGATGGCGAAACCCCAGACGGAACCGGGCCGCACGCCCTGCGCCTCGCCGTAATTGCGCACCACGCCATCCTTGACATGGCTGATGCCGCCCACTTGCCAGCCCACCCACATGCCGCCGTCGGCAGCGCGCTTGAGGGCCAGAATCACCGTATCGGGAAACACACCCTGGCGGGCGCGCAAGGGTTCGAAACGCAGGCCGTCAAAGCGCACCAGGCCCGCATGGGTGCCCAGCCACAGGAAGCCGTCACCGCCTTGGGCGATGACGCTGATGTCGTCCGGCGCGCCATCTCTGGACGTCCAGCTGGTGTGCTGCAGCTGGTGAATGCCGCGCGCCGCGTCGATGGCCAGCGCCGGAGGGCTGAACAACAGCAGCAGGCAGCACAGCGCGGCCAGGACGGGCAAGCGCATGGCGGCTCAGGCGGTAGGCACCGCCGCGCGGCCGCTGCGATGCTGCACGATGATCAGGCCGGCGAGCAGCAGCAAGGGCACGGCCAGCGCCACGAAGCCGAAGGCCAGGTAGGCAAAGGCGGCGGCGATGGCGCCGAGGGCGAAGGCTGCCAGCGGCCAGAAGAACTTGCCGCAGCGCGCATGGGTGGCGGCATCGGCCGCGCCGCGCAGCACGTCGACGGTATCGATGACGATCTGCGTCACGTTCCCCGTCATCATGGAGGTGGGCGCCAGGTGCGCCAGCAGCAGCCGGCTGGTGGCGCTGTGCACGCCCATGGCGGCCGTGCCCAGCAAGCCTGCCACCATGGCCATGGAACTGACGTCCTTGCCGATCGGCTCGGCCAGGATGCCAAACACCATGAAGCCGGCCAGCAAGGCCCACTGCAGCAACATGGCCAGGGTCAGCGACGGGCCGGCGCGGCGCTCGACGGCCAGCACCATCAGGCGTGTGATGGCGACGCCGGCGATAAAGGCGGGAAAAGCGAGAAACTTCAGCAGGATGGACACGCGCGAGGCATCCGCCAGGGCGGCGCCGATCAGCACGAAGTTGCCCGTGACATGGGCTGTAAACAAGCCAAACAGGGCAATAAAACCCAGGGTATCGACATATCCGGCTAAAAATCCCAGGCTGGTGCCGAACAAGCGGCTGTGTGGTGGCTGATCCATCGAATGACTCCTGATACCGTGCAATGCACTAAAAAAACAAAAAACGCGCCAGCTCCCCGGCGCCGCTGCCTGCATGGTAAGCCATGCGGCCGGCCGCCGCCCCCGCCATTCGGCCAGTGCGCCACGCTCCACCTGATCTTTTGGCCCGTGTTCAGGCGCGGGACGTCCGCTACACTGGCCGACGTGACTTTCGCGCCGCGCACGCCGGCCCTCCCCGCACCGCAACCATGGAGCTGCACCATGCCAGAACACACCCTCCCCGCCGCCGCCCCCTTGATACTGCTCAACGGCTGCTTCCATACCGTCGATAAAAGCTGCCCGCAAGCGAGCGCGGTGGCCATCGCCGACGGCAAATTCCTCGCCGTCGGCGACGCAGACGACGTCATGCGCCACCGCACGCCCGACAGCCGCGTGATCGATCTGGGTGGCCGCACCGTGATTCCCGGCCTGAACGACTCGCACCTGCACCTGATCCGCGGCGGCTTGAACTACAACCTGGAATTGCGCTGGGAAGGCGTGCCCTCGCTGGCCGACGCCCTGCGCATGCTGAAAGAGCAAGCCTTGCGCACGCCGAACCCGCAGTGGGTGCGCGTGGTGGGCGGCTGGAACGAATTCCAGTTCGCGGAAAAGCGCATGCCTACCCTCGATGAAATCAACGCGGCCGCGCCCGACACGCCCGTCTTCATCCTGCACCTGTACGACCGCGCCCTGCTGAACCGCGCCGCCCTGCGCGTGGTCGGCTACGACAAGAATACGCCGAACCCGCCCGGCGGCGAAATCGTGCGCGACGCTGCCGGCAACCCCACGGGCATGCTGATCGCCCGTCCAAACGCCATGATTTTATATGCGACCCTGGCCAAGGGTCCAACCCTGCCGCGCGAATTGCAAGTCAATTCCACGCGCCAGTTCATGCGCGAACTCAATCGCCTGGGCCTGACCAGCGCCATCGACGCGGGCGGCGGCTTCCAGAATTATCCGGAAGACTACGCGGTGGTCGATCAACTGGCAAGCGAAGGGCAGCTGACGATACGCATCGCCTACAACCTGTTCACGCAAAACAAGGGCCGCGAGCTGGAAGACTTTGAAAAATGGACGGAGATGGTCACGCCGGGCCAGGGCGACGATTACTATCGTCATAACGGCGCCGGCGAAATGCTGGTGTTTTCCGCCGCCGACTTCGAAGATTTCCTCGAGCCGCGCCCGGACCTGGCGCCCGGCATGGACGACGAACTGGAAAAAGTCGTGCGCCACCTGGTGTCGAAACGCTGGCCCTTCCGCCTGCACGCCACCTATGACGAATCGATAGAGCGCATGCTGACGGTATTTGAAAAGGTCAACCGCGATATCCCGTTCGACGGCCTGCACTGGATGTTCGACCACTGCGAAACCATCACGCCGAAAAACATCGACCGGGTCAAGGCGCTGGGCGGCGGCATCGCCATCCAGCACCGCATGGCCTTCCAGGGCGAATACTTCGTCGACCGCTACGGCGCGGAAGCGGCCAAGGCCACGCCGCCGATCGCGCGCATGCTTGCCTCTGGCGTGCCAGTGGGCGGCGGCACCGATGCCACCCGGGTCGCCAGCTACAACCCGTGGACGGCGCTGTACTGGCTGGTGTCGGGCCGCACCGTGGGCGGCTTGCGCCTGTACGACGCGGGCAGCCGTTTGTCGCGCGACACGGCGCTGGAACTATGGACGGCGGGCAGCGCCTGGTTCTCCAGCGAGCAAGGCAAGAAGGGGCGCATCCAGGAAGGCATGCTGGCCGACCTGGCCGTGCTGAGCGCGGACTTTTTCAGCATCGATGAAGAAGCGATCAAGTCGATCGAGTCCGTGCTTACCATCGTCGGCGGCA is a window of Janthinobacterium rivuli DNA encoding:
- a CDS encoding sensor histidine kinase; this translates as MASMHYFPQTQDASLAHAQRMGSMDEFAASVAHEVRQPLAAIALNADAALRWLDHDPPRLDEARAALALVASAGSHASAVLRSVHGLACKAPGSHDHFVADDAVQDLLPLLRAPLQRHAIHLETQLAPGRPLLHADPVQFRQVILNLLMNAIEALPGTSGRPRTVLLSSQLDGGVQHFSIADNGAGIAPQAAGRLYQALYSSKPDGMGMGLAICRRIVDAHGGRLWHAPGAPHGSVFHFTLPAL
- a CDS encoding hydrolase, with the translated sequence MTNPKLEVLTPDNCQIIFIDQQPQMAFGVQSMDRQALKNNTVGLAKAAKVFNIPTIITTVETESFSGHTYPELLDVFPGKDILERSSMNSWDDQKVRDALAANGKKKVVVSGLWTEVCNNSFALCAMLEGDYEIYMVADASGGTSKEAHDYAMQRMIQAGVVPVTWQQVLLEWQRDWAHKATYDAVMAIVREHSGAYGMGVDYAYTMVHKAPQRIHGEHATLAPVPAK
- a CDS encoding response regulator transcription factor, coding for MRSDTAPIRVLIADDHQLLLDGIATLLQSFPGVQLAGQATDGQQAVQQFDALLPDVTLMDLQMPVMSGLDAIGAIRARHPQARIIVLTTYKGDTQVLRAIRAGACGYVLKSALRHELLAAIQNVHAGRRHITPEIEAELALYACSDVLSNRELDVLKQVAQGNSNRETGALLQIKEETVKAHMSTILAKLGARDRTHAVTIALRRGILDA
- a CDS encoding sensor histidine kinase, with product MRLPVLAALCCLLLLFSPPALAIDAARGIHQLQHTSWTSRDGAPDDISVIAQGGDGFLWLGTHAGLVRFDGLRFEPLRARQGVFPDTVILALKRAADGGMWVGWQVGGISHVKDGVVRNYGEAQGVRPGSVWGFAIDATGAVWAAGVAGVSRFDGRRWQAMGPAQGYTAQKASAVFADRDGRLGVFSEQGLFIWQQGQARFAPPVGRLDLRAPPQQGPDGRLYLLELRGIRIIDSLERYDQLDHRWIYRDTSGTSGSMLVDRQGTLWFDSQFGLHRTRSAGALGPQQLGISGDTESFLPKDGLSNVLIASLCDDNEGNVWVATYAGLDRFRQAAPVILSARAGPEAPEAFRAQQLSPGTGGRMWLSKEGDTPLMLAAPDGKVLRAPALGPVTAIMAAPGGIRVGTRAGLLRLDGDDGRVLETIAYPPEAAALKRVRMAVNAPDGSLWAIFSGAGVFQYADGAWRREPALPEGGRKVPLALLADAAGRLWLSYPDGSVAVLDGGRLASYGPAQGLDLGKVPALLETGGQLLAGGQQGLALWRGGRFVPLRAAAPGVFDGAVGMLRARDGSLWLNTGNGAVRVAAAEVAQALRDPSYAMQARWYDGADGLNGKMSLLHNGSIAEADDGKIWFSRESATFWIDPRQPTPPLPAPQAEIGALMVDGQRVAVADYERLPAGTRGVQFAYNASSLGAPARLRFRYRLEGYDNVWQNADGQRQAQYTGLGPGAYRFQVMAINGDGVASAVAQLPFRVLPAFYQTWWFRSLCAAALLAAAYGVCRWRMREHAARLQARMEAQQAERERIARELHDTLLQGTQAMILHFHNASMAIAEDDPARAAMLRALDDADRMLGEGRDHVHDLRAGDDAGARWSVILQREGERLAAQHGIVFRYAQEGEARLLHARAAHEIYRIASEALRNAFRHARAQVVEVTVRYACGGIELLVRDDGQGLPPVVAANGQIPGHWGMPGMRERAAKLGARLSVGGHDGGGTQWHLRVPARRAWPLAHGPLRRWWQRWRRSGVEDAAP
- a CDS encoding YoaK family protein; its protein translation is MDQPPHSRLFGTSLGFLAGYVDTLGFIALFGLFTAHVTGNFVLIGAALADASRVSILLKFLAFPAFIAGVAITRLMVLAVERRAGPSLTLAMLLQWALLAGFMVFGILAEPIGKDVSSMAMVAGLLGTAAMGVHSATSRLLLAHLAPTSMMTGNVTQIVIDTVDVLRGAADAATHARCGKFFWPLAAFALGAIAAAFAYLAFGFVALAVPLLLLAGLIIVQHRSGRAAVPTA
- a CDS encoding XapX domain-containing protein, which encodes MKLYVISLAVGLLVGIIYAVLQVRSPAPPAIALIGLLGMLIGEQIVPGVKRLMAGEAITVSWLRSECVPKISGVEAKPTLAKAAAKLDDDAA
- a CDS encoding alpha/beta fold hydrolase — protein: MSKKIEAEEVTSRRKLLVSVAGVAAGAGLLAAGGASAAAKPAAAAANAPGKLSINSVTVKDGTVIHFKDWGTGTPVVFSHGWPLQGDAWEDQMMFLASHGYRVIAHDRRGHGLSSQPWQGNDMDTYADDLATLLDALDIKGATLVGHSTGGGEVARYIGRHGEKRVAKAVLVGAVPPQMVKSETNPGGLPMSVFDGIRAGVLADRSQFFKDLTVPFFGANRPGNKVSQGMRDTFWLQGMQCGIKNAYDCIKQFSETDFTADLKKISVPTLVVHGGDDQIVPIDASGKAAAKLIKNAKLVIYEGAPHGLPATHKDRLNEDLLAFIKS
- a CDS encoding response regulator; this encodes MTTPPADPPITLLIADDHPLILAGLASLIASLPGFLLLGQAGTGRAAVELYRELRPDVVLMDLNMPEMHGVEAIERICADDAQAKIVILTTYQGEDSVHRALRAGARGYLLKDSGFLQLTQCIRQVAAGRHYLPPELAAQQAGRIEANRLSKREHDILLHLSAGKSNKMIARSAGIEVGTVKFHVNNILTKLNVSSRTEAATVAARRGLLGAF
- a CDS encoding amidohydrolase; translation: MPEHTLPAAAPLILLNGCFHTVDKSCPQASAVAIADGKFLAVGDADDVMRHRTPDSRVIDLGGRTVIPGLNDSHLHLIRGGLNYNLELRWEGVPSLADALRMLKEQALRTPNPQWVRVVGGWNEFQFAEKRMPTLDEINAAAPDTPVFILHLYDRALLNRAALRVVGYDKNTPNPPGGEIVRDAAGNPTGMLIARPNAMILYATLAKGPTLPRELQVNSTRQFMRELNRLGLTSAIDAGGGFQNYPEDYAVVDQLASEGQLTIRIAYNLFTQNKGRELEDFEKWTEMVTPGQGDDYYRHNGAGEMLVFSAADFEDFLEPRPDLAPGMDDELEKVVRHLVSKRWPFRLHATYDESIERMLTVFEKVNRDIPFDGLHWMFDHCETITPKNIDRVKALGGGIAIQHRMAFQGEYFVDRYGAEAAKATPPIARMLASGVPVGGGTDATRVASYNPWTALYWLVSGRTVGGLRLYDAGSRLSRDTALELWTAGSAWFSSEQGKKGRIQEGMLADLAVLSADFFSIDEEAIKSIESVLTIVGGKIVYGQAEFTKLAPPPIPVLPDWSPVKNVAGHYRSAPPQKTSVMQQHQCQGACGVHAHAHDVARKSSVPVSSHSGFWGALGCSCFAF